In Candidatus Zixiibacteriota bacterium, one genomic interval encodes:
- a CDS encoding 4Fe-4S binding protein, with product MPGVRIDKNYCKGCELCVAACPMQILKMSKDINLKGYFYARLHEPTKCIGCRICAIICPDVAINILTHGTHFALFEY from the coding sequence ATGCCCGGTGTAAGAATAGATAAAAATTACTGCAAAGGCTGCGAATTGTGCGTTGCGGCCTGCCCCATGCAGATATTGAAAATGTCAAAAGATATTAATCTCAAGGGTTATTTTTATGCGCGGTTGCATGAACCGACTAAATGTATCGGCTGCCGTATCTGCGCCATAATCTGCCCCGATGTGGCGATTAATATATTGACCCACGGAACTCACTTTGCCCTATTTGAATATTAA
- a CDS encoding cobalamin biosynthesis protein CbiA yields MASVTLTVANYEGNAVLDIKHLSITRQIIIIVGGFGSGKTEVSVNLAKYLYASSHQPVTLIDLDLVNPYFRTREAKDEMKELGIDLIAPEGGKFYADLPILLPQVRGLIENHEGLLIFDVGGDAQGAKALGSLSDLFEDSSYEMLMVLNSRRPQTSSRKSALETVKRIEATSRLKFTGLISNSHMIDDTDADIVREGYDLSLEIKKKTGLPIRFVSFKKTLIGSMDLGDFNCPILPLTRSLLKPWERKEGYSREENQ; encoded by the coding sequence ATGGCATCAGTGACGTTGACCGTAGCCAATTACGAAGGTAACGCCGTTTTGGATATAAAACATCTCTCTATTACCAGGCAAATAATTATTATAGTTGGCGGTTTCGGCAGCGGCAAAACCGAAGTTTCGGTAAATCTGGCCAAATACTTATACGCCTCGAGCCATCAACCGGTAACCCTGATTGATTTGGATCTGGTAAATCCTTATTTCCGGACCCGCGAAGCGAAAGACGAAATGAAGGAATTGGGGATTGATCTGATCGCTCCCGAAGGCGGGAAATTTTATGCTGATTTGCCGATTTTACTTCCCCAGGTTCGGGGGTTGATTGAGAATCATGAGGGACTTCTGATATTTGACGTGGGGGGAGACGCTCAAGGGGCAAAGGCATTGGGTTCGCTTTCGGATTTATTTGAAGATAGTTCCTACGAAATGCTGATGGTCTTAAACAGCCGACGTCCTCAAACGTCGAGTCGTAAGTCTGCTCTCGAAACGGTGAAGCGAATTGAGGCGACCTCACGGTTGAAATTCACCGGTTTGATTTCCAATAGTCACATGATTGATGATACCGATGCCGATATTGTCCGCGAAGGATATGACCTGAGTTTGGAAATCAAAAAGAAGACGGGTCTGCCGATTCGTTTTGTCAGTTTTAAAAAAACGTTAATTGGCTCTATGGACCTCGGCGATTTTAATTGCCCGATTCTGCCGTTAACCCGATCTTTATTGAAACCCTGGGAACGAAAAGAAGGTTATTCCCGAGAAGAAAATCAATAG